A segment of the Triticum dicoccoides isolate Atlit2015 ecotype Zavitan unplaced genomic scaffold, WEW_v2.0 scaffold173382, whole genome shotgun sequence genome:
AGCACGTGAGTAGCCGAACCAGAGCAGGAGGAAGGACTAGTTGGCCCGAAGAAGAACCAAACAACGCCTCCTGGAGAAACCATTGAAAAATCCGCAAtgccttttcaaatatgttatttcaTGGTGCCGCGGCCTAGGGGTGCCGCGGGACACCGGAAGTCGGCCCATAAGGACGTCCTAGGACCCCCTGGCTACTATACGGCCTCGTTTTCAAAGTGGTCTTTGAGCCCTCTAAAAGGAACAAACCGACATCCTTGCCATGCAAGACAAGGAGGCTAGATCTTTATGGACTCATGTCAGCTGCCTTAGGTACCAGCTAGTACTCTTGTAAACCCTAGCCTCGGGCACCCTTTATAAGATGAGGCATGGCTAGTTTTTTTTTGCACTCGGTCTTCACCCTTGTGTATACCTACGATCATTATgagtaggagtagggtcttacctccaccTTGAGGGCTTGAACCTGGGCAAATCGATCTCATGTTTTCTCTCTGGACTTTTCAGGTAGTCTGGGTACCCCACCGAAAGGTCTACCGGAATCTACACCGAGAGTGGCGTGCTAGGCACGTGTCGTTCTTGTGGAACTGACATCCAAATGAGATCTTCCAACAACTTCTCCATCTACATGTCGGGCCAGATCTTCACTTTTGGTTCAATAACTTTTGTTCCTAACTTTGTGGGCCATCTTGAGCCCACCGAGACTTTTTCTTCATGCCAAGTTTTCTTCTTTGATAACTTAGAGTTTTTCATCGACTTACGTGGCGAGCCTGTTCTATGCGGCCCACTCCGTCGGCCACTTCATCACCAACGTGGAGTCAATCCACGACTTCCTCGAGGAGCATGACGAGCCTGCGgacgattgatacatctccaacgtatcttatttttcaaacacttttgttaTTATTTTTGCccctaatttgtatgatttgaatgaaattaaccGGGACTgaagttgtttttagcagaactaccatggtgttgtataTGTTCAGAAATAAAAGTACTCGAAATTCGACAAGAATTTTTGAAGAATTATTCTGAAATATTTAAGGAATTTTGGAGCAAAGATAGataagaggggggccaccaggccgCCACACAGCCTGATGGCGTGGCCTTCCCCAGGGCGCGCCACCTGGCCGTTTGGGTCCCTTGGCGACCGCCTGATAACGATTCCACCGGCATAAATTCTCATATATgccaaaaaatcacaaatatttaccGAAACTTTTTGCGATATGGAGACATCGCCACCTCCTGTTCTCCCCCTGGAGTCTGTTTCTGGCTCCAGAGAAGGggattcgtcgtcatcgtcatctctAACCCTTCTTTatacaatttcatgatgctcacatcCATGTGTGAATAATTCTTCTATAGCCATAAGGAGGTAGATGACTATTCGATGAGATTTTTTATGTAATCGATGTCAGATTTGTTACGGCTTGATGCCTATTATCCACTTTGTTTTGGGATTGATCTTGCTATGACTCTCCTATGCTTAAtatttgtcactagggcccgagtaccatgatttcagatctgaaatctCTATGTTTTGATGAATATATTTGTGTACTTGATCTTATctgcaagttgtatgcacctgtTATGTTCTGAACCCTAGACCCCAAAGTGACAACAATTTGTATATTAACTGCCATGACTTTAACTTGAGGATTACATGCGCTGTAATTACTCTTAGTTTTCATTAGAACCCCGTTGcacgggagggtatgacaaaagataTTATGCAAGTTTTTATTGCAAACACGTATGACTATACATGGAATGTATGCCTACATATGATTGATAAATTGGAGCTAGTTTATTGTCGCTCTAGGTTATGACCATTGCATATTGAATCTCATCTGAACAACCCATCGCTTACAACATGCCTACGCTTTTACTGCTATTGTTTCTGTTACATTCACTACTGTCACGCCATGGTACTACCCTGCAAACATGTTACTATTTCAGCTGCTACTATACCATTACTGCTATCAGTGGCGGAGGACGAAAACAAATTAAGGTAGGGCGCACTTTGATGGAAAACCACAGTCCATCCACATTAACATGAAAATGCCACCAAAATCTCGGTCTTGTAGATGAGAAATGTCTAACAACTCCCGGGTGCCCCTACACCCTCAGGAAAAGTAAATTCATATAGAATTGGAGAAAAAAACTCAAAAATATGTGAAACTTTCAGGGATCAAAGATTATCAAAGGTTTGATGTTCCTGCAAAGTTTCAGCAACAAATAACCTTCGTGGAGCCCTCACAATGAAAAACAAAATCACTGCTAAAAAATGTACATAAACTTTGAACaatgattttgtttttttatttgagtGCTCTTCGAATGTTATTTTTAGCTaaaactttgcaagatcatcaaAAGTTTCATGATGTTTGATGtcccaaagtttcagattttttttatttttttaaatttgttttgaatttactgttcatagagGGTGTAGGGGCACCCGGGTGCTGAAAACACAAAGTTTCTTTGTAGCTGGTCCTACACGGTGCCCCTTATCTATGCCGTTGGTCGGCCTTCTCCAGGAATTTGAGGCCCCGGGACGAAATGAAAATTGGGCCCGAAATTTTGaataagtaaataaacacatactcTTGCATAACTATAACACTTCAAATATGTGTTATTAGGTATAATATTTATAGATAAAACAAATATAAACGCGAAAAGAGTAGATGTGATATTCATCAAGCAATAAAGGATCTCATGTTATACCCCAAAAAACAATCATTTGTCTTCTAACAAAAGTAATGATTCAAGCAATACATGGGTTCTAAGCTTAGCAAGATAGGGAAATCGGAAACAGGAAAAGCGTAAACCTTGAAATTAGAATCATCCAGTATTAACCCTATTCTTTTTAAATATATATGAGAGATCACCCTTACCTAAATTAAATGAAGAACCAGTAGACAAGATATTAAACAATTCTTCTTATCGGATAGACGGGGCCGGCAGACAATACACACTGATCAGCGTTCTAAAGGGTCATCAATCGGGACTGCAGTTTTTCCATCCGAACTCAAATGAACTCGGCTCGGGTGAATAGTAAAatcgaaaaaattaaaaaaatgttcaaaaaaatctgaatgtTTTTTATGGCAAACTGTGATGAATGTTCTAAAAGCTTGCAAAGTTTTATCATGAAATCACATTTGTGGAAGTCATGACAGAAAATAAACAAAATAGATATTCTGAAAATGCTACTTTCGAAAGCAGTTTGGAGCAccgattttatttttctttttatcacgacttccacaaatgtgatttcatgatgaaatttTGGAAGCTCTTAGAACATTTATCAAAGTTTGTtagaaaaaaaatcagatttttttgaatatttaaaaCAAAGTTGAGTTACTATTcatcccgagctcatttgagctcgggtgtAGAAGGGGACTTCCCCGTCCTTGGTAAGTTAGCGCCTAGAATATTGGGTGGAAGCCAGTATATATGGATCGAAAAGCATGTTACCTTCACACGTACGCCTCTTCCCCTAATTAAACCTAGACGTATATTCGCTACTGATTTTGGGGCCCCAAAATTTCGAAGGCCCTAGACGGTCGCCCACTTTGGCCCCCCTCATCAACGGGCCTGCAAATTGATAGTGATGATTCGTGATGAAGGAGGTACATTTTGTATGAAATGGTGGACGGTCACTGCTCATTTGTGGTCTCTTTTTCAGGAGTCTACGGAGGTTGTTCAGGAGGTACTACCGATAGGAACAAAGGAATTCACGTTGGTGGAGATCATAGCTGCCACCAACAACTTCGCCCATGACACAATGACCAATTGCGGCAGCGGAGGAAGGGTGTATAGGGGCAGGCTTCAGAATGGACGACGGGTGGCCATCAAGCGCATGTCAGAAAACATACAGCTGGAGGACTTCCGCACGGAGCTCGACGTCCTAGCAAAGCTACGACACAAGCATATCATCCCCCTCCTTGGATGGTGTGTTAGCATTAAGGGAAAGCGCCTGCTAACCCGGCGAAGAAAGGAGTTAGAAAGGCTTATCTTGTACCCAAATCAGGCTGGCTCCTCTATATATATGCTGTCACCGGTGACCATGTCTTGCAATATGCgcatcgatgtgctcctccgtgttTCACAAGCAAAAATAGAGTACATCCACTGTCATTCCAACCCTCGGATCATCCACCGTGACATCAAGTCAATCAACATCCTTTTCGATGTCAGTTGGGTGCCCCATGTTTCAGATTTTGCCTCGTCCGTCGTCTGGGACATGGCGAGTGAGGTGCCGTGGTTGGATGTCATCGTTAGAGGCACACTTGGGTACATCGACCTTGAGTACCTCCATACAGGTCATCTGACTCCGGCTAGCGACGTGTATTGCCTTGGCGTGGTTATGCTTGAGGTTCTGACAGGGAAAAGGGCGTTTTCCCAAGCAAAGGAGGAGATGAATAGAGATCTGGCATCTTTTGCACTCCCCATGATTGAGGCCGGTAACATTGAGGAGATGCTGGATAGACGACCTGTACCGGAGCCAACGTCATGACAGCTGCACGCATTGAAGCATGTGGCGCAGATTGCACGATGCTGCGTGAAGTTTGCCAGGAAGGACCGGCCCACCATATCAGGCATCGTTCCCAACCTCAAGACGGCGTGCGAGTTGATCTCCAGAGACGAGCCGGATTCAGTTGACAAGTCTGGTTTCAAGTCTGATTTGTGGCCCTTGTTGTTGTCT
Coding sequences within it:
- the LOC119344554 gene encoding putative serine/threonine-protein kinase-like protein CCR3: MIRDEGGTFCMKWWTVTAHLWSLFQESTEVVQEVLPIGTKEFTLVEIIAATNNFAHDTMTNCGSGGRVYRGRLQNGRRVAIKRMSENIQLEDFRTELDVLAKLRHKHIIPLLGWCVSIKGKRLLTRRRKELERLILYPNQAGSSIYMLSPVTMSCNMRIDVLLRVSQAKIEYIHCHSNPRIIHRDIKSINILFDVSWVPHVSDFASSVVWDMASEVPWLDVIVRGTLGYIDLEYLHTGHLTPASDVYCLGVVMLEVLTGKRAFSQAKEEMNRDLASFALPMIEAGNIEEMLDRRPVPEPTS